DNA sequence from the Eptesicus fuscus isolate TK198812 chromosome 7, DD_ASM_mEF_20220401, whole genome shotgun sequence genome:
ATTTAATTGGCctaccggtttagctcagtgaaaaaaacatcagcctgtggattgaagggtcctgggctcgatccctggctgtggtcggggtgcatgtgggagacaaccaattgatgtaactctctcacatcaatgtttttctcttgtctctccctcacttttccactctctttaaaaatcaatgggggaaaaatatcctcaggtgaggattaacaaactaAGAGCATTTAATTAATACTCAATTTAATACTTCAATATTCTATTCAATTTGATTCTTCCTAAGACATgtaattcaacaaatagttattaagCTCCTATAGAAAAGACTGGCAATTTTCTGTCTCTTCACAGGATATCTAAGATCATCTTGAAAGTTGACCCCCATTGTTACAATGTCACCACTGAAGAGAGCTAAGTGTCAACTGTAAACACTGCCTGGGCTTCTTTTAAgtcatctttgaaaatgtttagTAAGCCAATGTCTTATCCTTGATTAGGATGTTCCcctctgtgatggttaatttgatgtGTCAACTTAGCTGGGCCATGGTACCCAAATACATGGTCAAATGTTCTTCTGGATGTTTCTATGAGGGGGTTTTGGATAATATGAACATTTAAATCATTGGGACTTGAGTAAAACatgtctcccccttccccctgccccaccactgTGTTGGGCATCATTGAATCAGTTGAAAGCATGAATAGGACAAAAGACTGGCCTCTCCTAAACAAGGGGGTATTCTGCCAGTAGACAGCCTTTGGACAGCACAGACTTTTCTCTGGATCTCTAGCCTGCcagtccccctccccactgcagaTTTTGGATTTGCCTGCCTCCAAAATCATATGAgtgaatttcttaaaataaatctcttcacacacacacacacacacacacacacacacacacatcctattggttctgtttctctggagaatcccaATTAATACACCCCTATTCACCATCTAGGTCTTTGAGGTGGATGATTTCATCTTGACAGAAAGGTAATTTGGGTAGAGCTAGGTTATTGAAGATTATGACTGAAGACCTATAAGCGTAAGGGAAGAAGGGATTCTCTGGAGGTCTGATCCATGACTGGGCATATGATGTTGGGGAAAGAATTCCTGGGAGAGCTAAGCAAGAGGAGTAGCCTCTTATAATGGTATCCTGGAAGCAACCTAAGAAATCATATACGTCTCTGAGAGGGTATCAGTAATTAATgcaattttaagtaattaaatttaaaacatgttgAAGTTTGATTTTCAGGgtcctttatgtattttttgtgtATTACTCTGTGAAGTCATTTCATCCAAGACCACAGGGGACTGGAATATTGCCGACTCCACATTAAAACCATTTTTCTCATACTGGTGCTGACATGGTGCTGGGACACATAGTATCTACCCTACTTTGTAGCACTGATTCCAATCCTTATGGCTCATAGAAAGCAGTAaaacttttcttttctcaaagTGCCCACACAAATATGTACCATTTTATGCAATGAATGGGCTCCTACAAATTTATGTGTTGTATACCTTTGTGAATTACTTTATATATTGAAGACACATTAGATGAGTTTGCTATTTCAAGAAACTTTGCAAGTATCTCATTTCTTAATGTCATAAGCCATTCTGATTCAAGATCACAACCTCTCTCTAATGTATTAGTATAAGAAGTTCCATTCTGCGCTTAAGAGGTTTAATAACATTCAATTGCCTGAAAGTTATTGTAGCAATGTCTAATGTATTAGCAGAAAGTAGCTTAATGTCTCAAATAAATGCCAAGGTGTCCAAATCAAACTGATTGACAACCTAATTAGGAATAAATGTCACTGTTATCCatattttcctacttttttttttccaaaagaaaacatTCACACGGTGAAGGGAATCACAATCTATTTTTATATCCCTAGAGTTATAAACATTTGTAtcaaaatatttacaattataGTATATGAAATATCAATCTATTAAAGAAGAAGCCAAATACAGTACTAGAACAACCCACCACTGTAATGCAGTTACATGAGACATAAATGGCACAGAAACAAAGTAAAAGACATGGGAATACATGGTTCACTCCAGTTATAGTCTGACTTTTTAACATGCGATTATCTCTTTTGAATATATCTGATATGTAAGTATGCTTCTGCACATAAGACAGCCTTCTATAATCATGTGATAATTAAATGataattaaaaagtttattatCCCATAGTTTTTGCTTGCCAGCCTCGCTACCTTCAGCCCAGATAATTCAGTGGTCTGTCCTCAACATTCCCTTAACCAGAATGAACATAGAGAAATATACTTAGTAAGAGTCCTTTTACATAAATACTAGCATTCATTGCATAACAACTCCCCAAAAAGGCAAAGTATATAAGAAATGACATGAGGAGAGAGCTAGGAGAAGAAAAGTAGGCAAGATGTCTCAGATTCTCCCTAAGGTAGATCTTCTCAGGGTGATCAAGGAAATGTCTTCCTAAAATAAACCCTTTAGGCAGAATCGAGATGGCTTAAAATAGCTGCTCCAGGCTAGAGTAGTGCCTGCTTAACCAGGAATAACATACTACCTTTAAGTCCTATATAGAAAAGCTCTGTGGCAACAGGCAGATCAATTACCATCTGACTGGGCACCACcagagatttgtgtgtgtgtgttttccttaaagaaaataCCTGCCCATCACCTATAATTTTACATCTCACAGAAATGTCCTTATTTTCCTGGGAGCACAGGCACTCTGTTCTTATCATGACTTAAATCTAATATGCTTAACACTTTCCAATTACATAGCACCTTTCACCCAAGGACCtattgtttggttttggtttgtgtgtgtttcaatAACCTTCCAGAAATGTCTTGCCTCACCTACGAAGCAGGATAGGCAGGCTTTCTGAAAGCTGACCACTCCAGCCAGTGTCAAAGCCAGAGTTGCCTCTGGTCCCCAATATGGATAATTAGATAAAACATCCTGCAAAGTTTATAAATTTCGAGGGAGAGTAAGAGAGTGTGTTACAAGGAGCTATGTCCGTCTCTCTCattctatatttaaaagaataatcgCTTGCAGGGAGAGGGAATCCTAACATCATAACCCTAATATAGCATTGTTGCAAGACTGCCCCGTGAGCCCATAACTAGTATGGTGCTTTCGTTTGTGGCATTACAGAAACTCCACAAGAGCCGCCCTGGCTCTAAGCAAGAGGCCTAGAAAAGTCCGTAGCAAGAAGTCTCCAGGAGGGACAGTTGTGTGAGGGCTGGTCTGGGTTCGACcaccctgtctctccccctctccccacttcccaggcCTTCCACTGTGAAAAGATCTTTCTTGATTTAACTAACCCACCAACTTGGCTTCACGACTATACCCCTTCCGACCATTTTGTCACAAATACCACTGAACTGCACAGAGCGAAATACCTGTTTTCAAGAGGGATAATGGCTCGATAGCCGAAGCCCTCCTGTGGGCCCTTCAGACTGGAATGTGATGTGTTGCTTTGggtcaggagggcaggagggcttcCAGGCTTAGCATACTCAGTACAAAAACAATATCTGCCCTTGTTGGAACTGGTACCACTATTTTAACTTGGTGCAATAGGTCTGAGGACCACAGTGCAAGACCCAGAATTCACCCTCAGAAGCGGAGCCAGTGGTGTGGCAGCTGGTGGGCCCCCCGCCGCAGTGTGTGTAACTGAGAACTGGTGGCTGGAGAGAGGCTCTCTGGCCCACATCAAGGGAGCATGGAAGTTCTAGCCAACTACTTTCTCCCAAGGGCAGGGGCTTGACATTAGAAAACCTCCTGAGTAAAGGTTTGGGTTTCAAGCCTCTCCCACCCtcatgtcccccctccccctcccccctcccctggcttGGCTTTTCCTGTAGGGCAACTTTCACTTCCCTCCCAGATTtcacagctccctcctccccaccccacccccagatcccCATACACATGTTCAGCTTTATTTCTTTCTCAGGACCAGGTAGAGAATGCCAATGATGAAGCTAAAGCAGAAGCAGATCCAGGTCAGGATGAAGCAATAGCCGTGGTGGCTTTGGGAGAATGTAGTTCCATAACCATTCGCATAATGATGAGTGTAGATGGACGCCCCGACCATAATGCAAAGCCCTGCAATGGAAAAAAGGAAGTttaggtattttgtttgtttgcggggggtggcggggggggggaggcacgGGGGAAGGAgttattttggtttctttctttcttccttccttcctttcttccttttacatTAAAACCAAGAACaggttttgtaattttaaaaagatcctaTTTTCTTCATCTGCAGTGGAAAAATGAAATCTGGCTGTTTGGCCCCAAACAGTAGTTCTGTTGATCTTCCCTGATCTGAGCTTGGTGGTCCTGTTGATAAATTAGAGTTTCTTGGGCTCTCACATCTGCGCTGGGTTGTGGCTGCAAGTGTGAAGTGAAACACAGAACCTTATATCCACAACCCAGCCCATGTAGGCAGACTGCCCCAGGATGCAAGCATGCCACCAAACTGGATGTGTGTGGGAAGAATGCAGGAAAAGGAGAGTGGCAATGATGGAGAGCATTGTGGCAGTGGTTTTATCTTTCAAGGATTCCCACCTGTCGGCCCTCTTCAAGCGTCTTGTACACAAGTGCTGCTGGTGGGCGACCTGCCACTCGGGGGCTGCCTCAGAGCACTAGACTTAAACAACGAAGCAGACAAGGGTTCTTATTCCAAGCAGCTAGCAGGGGTTCTCAGAAAGAGGACAAATAACCAGACCCACGTGCTCATCTGTTCAAGTTGCCGGGAGCACCCATGGGAAGATCTACTTAAAAGCTTTGCCTGGGTAAACTGGAGTCTGCGCCTGAGATACTCACAGCACACCAGCATGGTGGCCCCCGAGAGGAAGAAGCGGTTTCCCTTCTCCATGGTGAAGAGCTGGAACACGAAGACCACGAGGGAGATGACGGAGAAGATGATGGAAAGGATCATGAAGGCCTGCACTGCCTTGAGCGCATCTGTGGACacaggggcaggagagcaggggtGTCAGGCCAACCAATCCCTGACAGGCTGGACGTTTCCCCCACCACATGAATGGTCAGCACTGAATACAATAGCTTTACTGATACCTTCATCGGCATATGACAGGGCTCCCTCGCAGTGACTGTTGCTGCAGTTTTTCCAAAGACCTACTGATGCTCTTGTAATATCTGAAACCACCCAGACCTGAAACCAGGAGGAAACAAAACGTTGTTTTAAAACTGACCCTctgctttaaaagaaaaggaaatatcaaATCAGCTTGTGTCGGGGACAAATCTTAAGCAAGACACCATATTTAGCCGTACATGTGGCTATGGAACCCATCTCTTAGTGGAAATGAGATTCAATCAAGGTTGTGTTGCCTGGCTAGTGtagcttggtggttgagtgtcaagctatgaaccagggtTGAGGGCTCTACaccagggagtgcaggaggcagtcgatcaatgattctctctcatcattgatgtttctacctctctctccctctctcttcttctccgaaatcaatgaaaatatatatatttttaaaaagactgtgtCATGTAATGGCCTGgctaaaaaaacaaggaaaaatgttCAACTGGAGACAACTAAGAAACataggataaaaaagaaaaatagcaatgaGTACTGGTGGTTAATAAGCCACTTTCATCTAAACAGAAGGATCCAACTT
Encoded proteins:
- the EMP1 gene encoding epithelial membrane protein 1; this encodes MLVLLAGIFVVHIATVIMLFVSTIANVWVVSDITRASVGLWKNCSNSHCEGALSYADEDALKAVQAFMILSIIFSVISLVVFVFQLFTMEKGNRFFLSGATMLVCWLCIMVGASIYTHHYANGYGTTFSQSHHGYCFILTWICFCFSFIIGILYLVLRKK